Genomic DNA from Novipirellula galeiformis:
CTTCCTGGACTTGCGCTCGAGGGGGTGACCGTGGTGGTCAGCCCGCTCATCTCGTTGGCCGAAGACCAAGCGAAACACATTCGCGAACTCGGATGCCAAGCCGCCATTCTCAATAGTTCCAAGTCAGCCAAACAGCTTCGCGAGTTTCATCAAGACATCCAGTCAGGAAAAGCGGAGTTTGTCTTCACGACTCCCGAGCGTCTTCAGCAATCGGATTTATGCCAATTGTTAAGCGAGGTAGGAGTTGATCTGTTTGTGATCGACGAGGCGCATTGCGTTTGCCAATGGGGGCACGACTTCCGGCCGGACTACCTGTGTTTGCATTATGCTCGCGAACGACTTGGCAATCCGCCGACACTCGCGATGACGGCCACCGCCTCGCCCCAAGCGATCGACCAGATCGTCCGTAGCCTCAAACTTTGCGACCCGGCGATTGTCGCGACCGGAACGCTCCGGCCAAATTTGCGTTTGTCGGTGATGCCGTCTTCGGGAGACGTGGAAAAGGAACGTCAGCTCCGTGCATTGCTTTGTGACGGATCCGATTTGATCGCCAATGAACCCGCGATCGTTTATTGTGCCACCATCAATACCGTCGAACGTCTTCACAGCCAACTCGCCAACCTTCGTATGCCGACGCTAGCCTATCATGGCAGGATGAAAAAGGCCGCCCGAATCGCCTCTCAAGAGGCGTTTACAAATGGTCCACCTGCGGTAATGTTCGCGACCAATGCGTTCGGATTGGGCATCGATAAACCCAACATCCGCCGAGTGATTCACCATGACATCCCCGGCTCGCTCGAAGCTTATTACCAAGAGTTCGGTAGGGCCGGTCGCGATGGAGAGCTCGCTGCATGCACGTTGTTGTACGATCGTGAAGACTTGCGATTACAGAAACTATTCGCTGGCGGCAGCCTCGATTCCTCCCAATTGCGAACGGCCCATCACACGTTGATTCAAGGCGCCCACCGCTATGGTGACGAGACCGGATCGGTCGCACTGAAGGACTTAAAGCCGATCAGTCCACTCGGGACGCAAACGTTAAAAAACTGCTTTCAACATTTGGCGTCAGCCGGTTTGATGGCGCCTTCGGGACGTGGTCGATGGACCTGTCTTGCCGACAAAATCGACCACGAAGCGACCGACCGCTTGGCGGACGAGTCTCGTTTGCGGAGCGAGCACCGCCGCATCGCTTTGGACCAAATTGTTCAATACGCTGAGTCGACAGAATGTCGCTGGTGGCGAATTGCGAATCATTTCGCGACGCAGGATGAGCAAGTTGCATCGGCTTGCTGTTGTGACAATTGCCAAACCCATGCAATCAATGTGGCGTGAAAATCGCTTTGCTCGTTTGACTACGTCGCTGCAGTGGCTGCTTTTAACGTTCGCGGAGCGTCCTGAAATGCTTGAACCGTCGCGTTGCATCCGCTTCACGCGGAGCGGATGTAACCGGCGATTCGGAGAGGAGCCGTCACTCCCGTGCTCATGGCTATCGCATGAGCATGGGGACCGAACGCTCTCTATAGTTTATCGGCCATTTCGCGTGCTTTTGCCTGGATGGCGGCAGTGTCCGAGAGTGAGGTTAACTGCTCGTATTCGCCTAGCAGTTCTTGCGACATCTCTGGATCGCTCTCTCCAAGTCCTTGCAACTCATCGTGAAGCTGGGTTTTGTGGGCGGACAGATTTCCTGTGTCCGCCACCTTTTCCAGAGTAAACTTCGCGTCGGGCGGAGGCGGTTGGACCACCTGTCCCGTTTCACGTCCCCCGCCACAGCCGATGACTGCAACCACAAACAACATCACCCCAACGAACCGCACTGCCGACGTCATGCGTCACTCCTAGAAAGGAAACCTGTCAACTTAGATTTTAGCGAACTTGATTTGACCAATTGCGATACCCGCAACTGGTAACGTCCAAGGCTTACGGAGCTGTGACGGATTCTCCGCCGTTTCTACTTCCTAAGCCGTGGTAGAGTTGCAGGTCAATGCTGTCGGAAATGAAACGCACCGATGCATCCGCTAGTGCGTGGTTAACTCCGCCGGGGTGACGGCTGCGTGAAGGATAAATGCCGCGGCTACTGCCGTGATCCCCGCTGGAAGTACTGGTGAAGCAACCGGGGTATTTCCAGTTTGGCGTCGCGACGGTGTTAAACACGGTGTACATGAAAATACCCCGACTATAGCGTGAGCCCGACACGCTGCTGTGGTTGCTAGGATTAGCGTCACAGGCCGCTCCGGCAGTGTCAACTTGCGATTGGGTGATCACGCCTTGCTGAGTCGAATCGTTGCCGCTCCACGAAAGGCCACGAACGACATCCGTCTCGCGGCGATAAGTTCCGTTGTCATTGTCACCGGTCAACTGCTCTGCGAGCATGATCGTATTCGAGGTGCCATCGATAATGAACGCCATGTTCGTTTCCGCGGAGGGCTGGAAGACACCGTTGTGTCGGGACTCCGAAAGATTCCATCCGAGGTTGGAACCCGCAGACACAGGATAGTTGCAGTAGCCCAGGCGACCGGCGGTGGGGTACGGCACATCCGACGGACAGACAAAGGCAGGCACCTGAACGCCTTGCGTCACGCTATCCGCACCGGCATTAATGTAGAAATCGCGAGTGGTTGTCTTGATCTGGTCGTACAGCGCGGTTTGCTCCATGAAAGGCAGGAGCTTGATTTGTACGGGGTAGCTGTACATCGAAATCACGCTACTGGCGCCAGGAATTTGCGAGTAGCGGGGAAAGTTCAGGTACGTGTCGTGGTAGTTGTGCAGGGACAGGGCAAGTTGCTTTAAGTTGTTCGTGCATTGCATGCGGCGGGCCGCTTCACGGGCCGCTTGCACCGCGGGCAATAACAGCCCAACCAAAACCCCGATGATGGCAATCACAACTAAAAGTTCCACGAGGGTAAAACCTCGTTTTGTACGCAGCGTTTTCATTTCGTTACACCATGACGTGTCATGCCGACCACAACAACTCATTGCAGACGCGTAGCCCGGTGAAGACTACGTCGGGTCGGGAAGAGGTGGGAAGTAGAAGGTGGGAAGTAAAAAGGTAGGCCCGCGGTCTGAATCGATAATTCGCTTCGTCGACCAATCGGGTAGTAAGGGGGCTAGAATACCAGGAGGATTTTAGATGTCAACGCTCGGGCTAACGCTGGGTAGCCCTGGTCGTTTTTGGAGAAGCGATGTCGCAAATCCCTTCGCATTCCGAGGGAATTACTGCCAGTCTCAAGTCGATCGATCTCGCAAAAAAAGAGAAGTCAGGGACGAGTAGTCAAGAAGTCGGGGACAGTCATCGCGAGAGAAGGGGTATCGCGAGAGAAGGGGGGACAGTCATCGAAAGTCGGTGGCCCAACGTTGGGCCACAGAGCATTCACCCTCGCATTATTTTCTTGCCGTTTTGGATCTTGCTAAAAATCCTTCGAGCGATGCTGCCTTTGGGCGTGCTCGTTGCGACGGGGCGTGAAGCCACGCCCACTACCGGGATCGACTCAATGTAGGGGCGATGGATCGGCTCTTTAGGTGGGGGAGTGAAGACGCAGGAGTGAAGCGACTCCGAGAAGTTTTGCAATCTTACGTCCGCACTAGGACTCGTCTTTGTCACGCCAAGAGGGGCGTTTCTTTCGCGCATTGGGGTGGTGTTTGACGATCAGATGGGGGGCGTCGCGTCCGGAGAGTCGCTTACCCTCGGGGCGATTACTGCGGCGGACCAGTTTAGCGCGTAAGCGATTTTCTTTGTCGTAATACTCGTCGTCCAACTCGTACTCGACCCACATGTACTCGTAAGGGAGGACTTCACGCTCGTAGGGGCGGCGTGGAGGGGCTCCTTCGATGGTGCCGTCGAACACGCTGCGGTGAAAGAAGACGTCCTCGCGGAAATCTTCCGCATCTATAAATCCAAACTCACCATCGGGACTGACGAAGCGAATGGCACCGAGGCGCCGCTTCTGGATCCGATAGGGGCGTTTGATTTCCTCGTCGTCGTCGTGTCGCCCCATGCGATTGCAATCTCTAAATACGTTAGTGGTGAATGAACATGGCACCGATCGGTGCACAATGGTGGCGGAAGCTTGCGTCAATGAAAACAAGCGGGTCGGCAATGATACGAATTATCGTTTCCGTTGGAAGTCCATGATACAAACAACCGCTTCGACGCGACACTTAGTTTAGTTCCGCGTTTCCAACGAAGTCAGGGAATCCGATCCAGCGTGCGACGGACTGGGAGGTCGCGCGACGAATCAGCCGTGGCCACATTTCGTCGGCGTTTTCAAAGACGATGTCCGCTGTGGCGGGAACAAGGTGCCAGAGCCCCGATTCCAGCTCGGCGTTGAGCCGCTCGGTTTCCCAGCCAAGGTGCCCGATGATCAAGCGATAGGGGCCTGGTTGTTTATTGACTAATCCCTCGAGGTGCTGCTTTTGAGCGGCAACGTAGATGCCGTGCCCCGTTTCTGCCTCGGCGTATTCGCTAAGCTGATGAATCGCGACCACGGGGCCCGAGAGGGGGCCTCCGAAATGCACCATGCCAACGGGTGAATAGGCCGTTGAAGGCCCCTGAATCGCCGCTGCGGCGTTGTGTGGAATGAGTCCCGGCAAGCGGTGCTTGGTTTCGTCATCGGCGTCATCGGTCGCCGACTCGTCCGACGCGTCGATTTGCTCGCCGAGCAACGCCATCAATGCTTGCGGATTGGGGTGCATCGGACGGTTCAGCATCACTCCAATCACATTTTCCTGGTCATCATGCACAAGTAGACAAACCCCTCGAGCTAGGATTGGGTCGGTCGTTAAGGTGGAAGCGACAAGAAGGTTACCGGTCAATGATTCCATCGTGATTATTCCGAAACAGGAGTGAGATGTCTGTCATCTTGGCAGTAGGCGTGTGACGGCCTTAAATGGAGGCAAGCGGCGCGCCAAAGCGAGTGTTTCTCGCTGAAAGCAACTTTTTGATGGCGTATTCCCCGAAATCGCTTCAAAATTGCCATTTTTGAACGGTAGTGAACCACCACGTATTGAAACATCACGTTTGTGAACTTGGAGAGCCCCCCGTATGTCGATCGAAAAGATGCGACGAACTTACTCGCTTAGCGGCCTCGATAAAAAGGACGTTGATCCCGACCCGATGGTTCAGTTCGACCGCTGGTTTAAGCAAGCCACCGAGTCACGTCCGGCGGAGTGGTTCGAGCCCAACGCGATGACACTCTCTACGGCTGATCCCAGCGGAAGGGTGAGTTCGCGAATTGTGCTGCTGAAACAAGTGAAGGAAGGTGAGTTCTATTTTTTCACGAACTACGACTCAATCAAGGGAAAACAATTAGCGAGCAATCCCCATGCCGCCCTCTGTTTCTTTTGGCCCCACTTGGAACGCCAAGTCCGCCTGGAGGGTTCGGTTCGCAAAGCGCATCGTGACGAAGCCGTTGAGTATTTCCACAGTCGGCCGCGCGCGAGCCAATTGGGGGCGCTCGTTAGCCAGCAATCGAGTGAGGTCGCTTCGCGTATGGAATTGGAAACACGAATGGAAGCCTTGGTCGTCGAGCACGAAGGACGCGAAATTCCTTGTCCCGAGAATTGGGGCGGGTACGCGGTGAAGCCGACTTGGATCGAGTTTTGGCAAGGGCGTCCCAGCCGCCTGCATGACCGCATCGCCTACCAGCCACAAAGCGATCTTGGCTGGCAAGTGATACGGTTATCGCCGTAATGCTGGGCTGCTAAACGTTTGGAGTTGACATTGAATTTGGCGGGCTGTTTTGCACCCAGCTCATTCCGCAGTTACCGTCCGCCCGGCTTGTGGGGTGAGCGATGGCAGAGCTGATTGCAACAAACATACACGACTAATCCCAACGATTTAGCAGCCTAGGCTACAGCATATCGATGGGGTCGATATCCACGACAAATTGCACGTCATCTTTCTCAGGGATCGTGAACGAGTCGGTGGCCCGGCGAATTGTTTCGCCCAATTGGGCGCTGTCGGTGGATTGCAACAGCAGGTGAAAACGATATTTGCCACGCAATTTGGGGATCGGTGGTGGAGCCGGGCCGAGGATGCGGACCTCTGATCCGAGCGCTTGCCGCGATGCTTCAAGGCGGCCTAGTAATGCATCGGCAACGGCTTCGGTCACCTCTTCGACAACCCCGCGGATGATGATACGAGCAACCGAGCCGAGCGGTGGGTAATTGAACTTGCGTCGATTGACCATTTCATCGGTTGCGAATTGCAGGTAATCGTGCCGCGATGCCGCTTGGATCGCGGGATGCTCGGGCGAGAAAGTTTGCACGACAACGCGGCCGCCTCGATCGCCACGACCGGTTCGGCCGGCGACTTGAGTCACCAATTGGAAGGTTCGCTCGGCCGCACGGAAATCGGGGAAGTGAAGCGCGCTATCCGCGTTGATGACGCCGACCAGCAAGACATTGGGGAAATCGAGCCCTTTGGCAATCATTTGTGTACCGAGCAGGATGTTCACTTCGCCGTTACGAAAAGCTGAAAGCACGCGTTGGTGGCTGCCCGGTCGTTTCATGGTGTCGCTATCCATCCGCGCGATCGTTGCGCTGGGGAAGCGGGCTTTGACTTCGACTTCCAACCGTTGAGTTCCCAGCCCGCCATAACGAATTCCATCGAAGCGGCACGCCGGGCACCAGGGCGGGGTCGCGATCGTATAGTCGCAATAGTGACAACATGCTTTGCCTCCATCGCGATGATGCGTTAGCGGCATGTCACAGTCCGGGCATGCGACCACATGGCCACACGAAGGGCATTGGATCGTGGTGGCAAAACCACGGCGATTTAACAGCAGGATGACTTGCCCTTGGTCTCTCAGCGTTTCTTGAACGGCGAGATGCAATGGGCGGCTTATCGCGCCACGCGTTCGGTCGTCGCGAATTCGCAGGTCAACCAATTCCACGCTCGGCATCGGACGGTTATTGATTCGCTCGTGCATCGGAATTAATTCGGCGTGCCCGGTGGAGGTGGCGTGCCATGTCTCCATCGACGGCGTCGCACTTCCGAGGATCAAGGGAATGCCAAGTGACATCGCTCGTGCGTGGGCGACCTTGCGCGCGTGGTAACGAGGTTGTTCGTTTTGTTTGAAGGACGCATCGTGTTCTTCGTCCATCACGATCAGCCCCAGACGCGGCATCGGCGCAAAGACGGCGCTGCGCGGTCCGACGACGACTTGGACTTCACCCCGGCGAATCCGTTGCCATTGAAAATGACGTTCCGCCGGGGTCATTTGGCTGTGCAGCACGGCGACCGAATCAAATCGACGTTCGAAGCGGCCTCGCGTTTGCGGGGTCAAGCTGATCTCAGGCACCATCACGATTGCGCTGCGACCAAACTGAACGATGTACTCAATCGCTTTGATGTAGACTTCCGTTTTTCCACTGCCGGTGACGCCGTGTAGCAGCAATGTTTTTCCTGTGCCCGAGTCGATCGCGTTTTCGATTCGCTCGAGTGCGTGAGTTTGCTCGTCGTTGAGGGTGTGTGTGTGCTGGCTTTCGCCGTCATTTTTTTGCCAACGCATCGGTGTGCCCGTCGTCATTTCGCGGCGGCGTGTGACTTCGATGTAGCCTTTCGACTGTAATCCGCTAATGGGACCGCGCGTGCACTGGGCGTGGACCATCAATTCGGACGCGGTCATCGGGCGTGCCGCTGCGATCAGAAATCGAAATACCGCCTGCTGTTTCTTGGGCAGTAATTCAATCGATTTTTCGTCCGTGCGATGCGGATCCGGCGTCAGGTAGGCTCGCTCTCGCGTACCCGCGTTGGAACGCACACTCGAGGGAATCAAGGTGTCGAAGACTTGCCCGGTCGGGGCCTGGTAGTAATGGCTGATCCACAGCACCAAGCGGACCAGAGCGGCATCACAGAGAGGTTCGTCGTCAAGGATTTCGACAATGGGACGAAGGGAACCACGTCGTCCTTTGAAGCCAATGCGGGTCTCAATACACCATCCGGTCATCGGATGACGTCGTTTACCCAAGGGGACACGCACCCGCATTCCCGGTTTTAAATGTTCGCGTTCCTCTTCGGGGATCTGGTAATCATAGGGGCCGTAGGGAGCTTCGCTAAACACGATTCGGCCGACCGCGATGTCGTCCTCGACGGCGAGTTCCCAAGGCGGAGGTTCGGTTTCGAACAGTTCGGCTTGTTGAGCTCCCGAGCGTTCTTCCGGTTTCTCGTCAGCGGTGTCCACGGGTAGGCCGATGCTCAATTCCGCCGAGAGGTCGAAGGCCTCGGATTTTGGCGGCGGGTCGAGCCGCTTGCCTTCGTCGACTCGCTCGCTTGGGGCATCCGCGGAGGCTGCACGAGCGTTTGGATTTGTCTCGGCATCGCGATTCGATGGGAGTCGGGAATCGGGCTTGGACATGGTCGGGGGGCCGACAATTGGTGGAATTGGATTGGATGGTGTGCTGGTTAGCATAGTGTATGTTGGGAGAAATGAAGATGAGGGAGTTCACGTCCAGGCACAACGAGCACACGCCAGCAGACGTCACTCCTCTATCCTCGCGATTCGCTGGACAAGTCTGGTCCATCGTGAGCGTCTGGTCTCCCAACGACTCGGAAATTGCCCGCGTTTGGCACTGCAGAAAACAAGGTTTTATTGATGAGAATTGGACTTTTCGGTGGCTCGTTCGACCCCGTCCACCTGGGCCATTTGTGGATTGCCGAGGCGGCGCGAGAATCGCTTGAGTTGGATCAGGTGCGTTGGATCCCGACGGCAACTTCGCCGCTAAAGCTCCACGGTGCGATTGCCTCGGATCAAGACCGTGTGCAGATGTTGAAATTGGCTCTTTCTGGGGACACGCATCACGAAGTGGACGAACGTGAAATCGAGCGCGCGGATGTCAGCTATACGGTGGAGACCGTTTCACAATTTTTAGCGGAGATGCCCGGCACGCAATTCTTTCTGATCATCGGCAGCGATTCGTTGGCAACCATTCGCAAATGGCGCGAGCCACAGCGGTTGCTCGAATTGATTACGCTTGCGGTGGTTCAGCGAGGAGGAGAAGCCGAGATCGACTTTTCCGTGCTACAGGGCTTGGTAGATTCCGATCGAATCGATGCGATTGCCTCGCAGGTGATCAAGATGCCCGTCATTGAACTTTCGAGCAGTGAGCTTCGCGACCGCATCGCTGCGGGACGAAGTATTCGTTATCGAACCCCACGGAGCGTCGAAGCATTGATTCGAGCTCGCGGATTGTATCGCGGTGAAGGGAATCGAAAATCGCAGCGGCGTTAGGCTGCGGCTAATCGGGATGACACCGAATCATTCTTGCCGATGGGCTTAGAGCGTTCGGTTCAGGGCGTCGGCAAGTTTCATGGTTTCGCTGACCAGCGTGGTGACGCGTCCCTGGATTTCTTCATCGGCGAGCCCGTCGCCTTCGAATGCATCCCCGGTCGCGTAAATGAAGCGGGGAACGATGATACAGCGAAAGTCGAGCATCAAACTGTTGGCCAAGCCCATCGCGGACATGTAGCTTCCTTGGCCGCCAGCCGCCAGCATCAGACTGACCACTTTGCCCGTCCAAGCTCGACCGGTCAATTCCACGGCATTTTTGACTGCGGCATTGACGTCATAGTTATAGACGGGCGAGGCGACGAAAATGCCTTCGGCCGCATGGATCAACCCCGACAATTCCTTGACGTTCGCGTCCGCGTAAGCCGAAGCCCCGTCGCAGGCCGGGAGTATTTTTATCGCGAGATCAAATAGCGTTACTTCACGGCCGATTTCTTGGAGCTGTTCCGTGCATGCACGAGCCAGGATACGGCTACGGCTATTGGGATGAAGGCTTGAGCTGATCACGAGAAACATTGAATTGAGCTATCGTTGGCGACACGTTCGTAGAGTGTGAGACCAAGAATACTCTCAGACCGGCGGCCATTTGTCGAGTCAGAAAAGCGTGCTGCGTTTGAATCATCGAAGGTTCGCTTGCGAAGGTGAACGCTCGATAGGACTTGCGATCGCCGTGCCATTGGGGATGACCGCCCCTTTGGGAACGCCGAAATTTCGCCTGCGCTCGTTCGCTGCGGGGGGGCGGAAACTCCATCACCCCCGCCCGTTCGCTTGAGCCTACGCTTAGGCGTATTCTTCGAAGTCGTCCGAATAGATTTCGCCGTCCATCCCAAGACGATGCTTGAGTTGCTGGAATTGGTTGGCGAATCGTTCGCTACTGCTATGGACGTGTTCGGCTTCGGTAATGAATCGAATTTCATCGTCCGGGTAGACATCGCC
This window encodes:
- a CDS encoding DUF1559 domain-containing protein, producing the protein MELLVVIAIIGVLVGLLLPAVQAAREAARRMQCTNNLKQLALSLHNYHDTYLNFPRYSQIPGASSVISMYSYPVQIKLLPFMEQTALYDQIKTTTRDFYINAGADSVTQGVQVPAFVCPSDVPYPTAGRLGYCNYPVSAGSNLGWNLSESRHNGVFQPSAETNMAFIIDGTSNTIMLAEQLTGDNDNGTYRRETDVVRGLSWSGNDSTQQGVITQSQVDTAGAACDANPSNHSSVSGSRYSRGIFMYTVFNTVATPNWKYPGCFTSTSSGDHGSSRGIYPSRSRHPGGVNHALADASVRFISDSIDLQLYHGLGSRNGGESVTAP
- the nadD gene encoding nicotinate (nicotinamide) nucleotide adenylyltransferase, coding for MRIGLFGGSFDPVHLGHLWIAEAARESLELDQVRWIPTATSPLKLHGAIASDQDRVQMLKLALSGDTHHEVDEREIERADVSYTVETVSQFLAEMPGTQFFLIIGSDSLATIRKWREPQRLLELITLAVVQRGGEAEIDFSVLQGLVDSDRIDAIASQVIKMPVIELSSSELRDRIAAGRSIRYRTPRSVEALIRARGLYRGEGNRKSQRR
- the pdxH gene encoding pyridoxamine 5'-phosphate oxidase, which produces MSIEKMRRTYSLSGLDKKDVDPDPMVQFDRWFKQATESRPAEWFEPNAMTLSTADPSGRVSSRIVLLKQVKEGEFYFFTNYDSIKGKQLASNPHAALCFFWPHLERQVRLEGSVRKAHRDEAVEYFHSRPRASQLGALVSQQSSEVASRMELETRMEALVVEHEGREIPCPENWGGYAVKPTWIEFWQGRPSRLHDRIAYQPQSDLGWQVIRLSP
- a CDS encoding RecQ family ATP-dependent DNA helicase, whose amino-acid sequence is MTSIKHLRNRLREDFGFQTFRPGQSEACRAAMEGRDTLILMPTGSGKSLCYQLPGLALEGVTVVVSPLISLAEDQAKHIRELGCQAAILNSSKSAKQLREFHQDIQSGKAEFVFTTPERLQQSDLCQLLSEVGVDLFVIDEAHCVCQWGHDFRPDYLCLHYARERLGNPPTLAMTATASPQAIDQIVRSLKLCDPAIVATGTLRPNLRLSVMPSSGDVEKERQLRALLCDGSDLIANEPAIVYCATINTVERLHSQLANLRMPTLAYHGRMKKAARIASQEAFTNGPPAVMFATNAFGLGIDKPNIRRVIHHDIPGSLEAYYQEFGRAGRDGELAACTLLYDREDLRLQKLFAGGSLDSSQLRTAHHTLIQGAHRYGDETGSVALKDLKPISPLGTQTLKNCFQHLASAGLMAPSGRGRWTCLADKIDHEATDRLADESRLRSEHRRIALDQIVQYAESTECRWWRIANHFATQDEQVASACCCDNCQTHAINVA
- a CDS encoding cold shock domain-containing protein, which produces MGRHDDDEEIKRPYRIQKRRLGAIRFVSPDGEFGFIDAEDFREDVFFHRSVFDGTIEGAPPRRPYEREVLPYEYMWVEYELDDEYYDKENRLRAKLVRRSNRPEGKRLSGRDAPHLIVKHHPNARKKRPSWRDKDES
- a CDS encoding NADPH-dependent FMN reductase; protein product: MFLVISSSLHPNSRSRILARACTEQLQEIGREVTLFDLAIKILPACDGASAYADANVKELSGLIHAAEGIFVASPVYNYDVNAAVKNAVELTGRAWTGKVVSLMLAAGGQGSYMSAMGLANSLMLDFRCIIVPRFIYATGDAFEGDGLADEEIQGRVTTLVSETMKLADALNRTL
- the priA gene encoding replication restart helicase PriA yields the protein MSKPDSRLPSNRDAETNPNARAASADAPSERVDEGKRLDPPPKSEAFDLSAELSIGLPVDTADEKPEERSGAQQAELFETEPPPWELAVEDDIAVGRIVFSEAPYGPYDYQIPEEEREHLKPGMRVRVPLGKRRHPMTGWCIETRIGFKGRRGSLRPIVEILDDEPLCDAALVRLVLWISHYYQAPTGQVFDTLIPSSVRSNAGTRERAYLTPDPHRTDEKSIELLPKKQQAVFRFLIAAARPMTASELMVHAQCTRGPISGLQSKGYIEVTRRREMTTGTPMRWQKNDGESQHTHTLNDEQTHALERIENAIDSGTGKTLLLHGVTGSGKTEVYIKAIEYIVQFGRSAIVMVPEISLTPQTRGRFERRFDSVAVLHSQMTPAERHFQWQRIRRGEVQVVVGPRSAVFAPMPRLGLIVMDEEHDASFKQNEQPRYHARKVAHARAMSLGIPLILGSATPSMETWHATSTGHAELIPMHERINNRPMPSVELVDLRIRDDRTRGAISRPLHLAVQETLRDQGQVILLLNRRGFATTIQCPSCGHVVACPDCDMPLTHHRDGGKACCHYCDYTIATPPWCPACRFDGIRYGGLGTQRLEVEVKARFPSATIARMDSDTMKRPGSHQRVLSAFRNGEVNILLGTQMIAKGLDFPNVLLVGVINADSALHFPDFRAAERTFQLVTQVAGRTGRGDRGGRVVVQTFSPEHPAIQAASRHDYLQFATDEMVNRRKFNYPPLGSVARIIIRGVVEEVTEAVADALLGRLEASRQALGSEVRILGPAPPPIPKLRGKYRFHLLLQSTDSAQLGETIRRATDSFTIPEKDDVQFVVDIDPIDML
- a CDS encoding YqgE/AlgH family protein yields the protein MESLTGNLLVASTLTTDPILARGVCLLVHDDQENVIGVMLNRPMHPNPQALMALLGEQIDASDESATDDADDETKHRLPGLIPHNAAAAIQGPSTAYSPVGMVHFGGPLSGPVVAIHQLSEYAEAETGHGIYVAAQKQHLEGLVNKQPGPYRLIIGHLGWETERLNAELESGLWHLVPATADIVFENADEMWPRLIRRATSQSVARWIGFPDFVGNAELN